The following are encoded together in the Lactuca sativa cultivar Salinas chromosome 1, Lsat_Salinas_v11, whole genome shotgun sequence genome:
- the LOC128134298 gene encoding uncharacterized protein LOC128134298 has translation MSITDKPSSTINIKHAVPFFLDLDQMNYDIWRELFEIHCIGYGVDDHLKSSAQITTEKEKEKDKATEESMSAKDAWVRKDSIVKSWLYATLSIPPLNMIFKKQTTAFEIWENLEKVFRDNKASKIIQLDRELKNISLGNSSIIKYYNKSNPLLID, from the coding sequence ATGTCAATCACAGACAAACCCTCCTCTACAATTAATATCAAACACGCAGTCCCATTCTTTCTAGATTTGGATCAAATGAATTACGATATTTGGCGAGAACTATTCGAAATTCACTGTATCGGGTATGGTGTCGATGATCATCTCAAGTCCTCTGCTCAAATAACgactgaaaaagaaaaagaaaaagacaaAGCAACAGAAGAATCAATGTCTGCGAAGGATGCATGGGTTCGCAAGGACTCTATCGTAAAATCATGGCTATATGCCACTCTCTCTATCCCTCCTCTCAATATGATCTTTAAGAAGCAAACAACAGCTTTTGAAATATGGGAAAATCTTGAAAAAGTTTTTCGAGATAACAAAGCCTCGAAAATCATTCAGCTTGATCGAGAATTGAAAAACATCTCTCTTGGTAACTCTTCCATCATAAAATACTATAACAAATCAAATCCCTTGTTGATAGATTAG